In Anopheles arabiensis isolate DONGOLA chromosome 2, AaraD3, whole genome shotgun sequence, the genomic window ACGATGCATCCGCCGCCCAGCTCAAGTACCTAACATTGCCCCGCGACAGTTCGCTAACGGAACTGCGCCTCGATCTGAACGAAGGCTTCGAAACACACCACCCCAAACCGGACAGTGCGCAAGAGGAACGGATCGACATGCTGCTCACCTTCATACGCCGCAGCTCCGATCCGCGACAGCTGTGGATCCCTCAGGAGAACGGCCAGCTACGACTGAAGCACAACTTTGTCTGCTTCCGCGGGTTGCTGCGTTTGCTCGCCTGCACGCCGTACGAGTGGAAAACGCCGTGGATCGTGCAAGCCATCCGGTACCGGGGAACAATTTACCTGTGCGAAAAAGCTACCCCCGAAAAGGAGCAATCGGTGCGGAATGAAACGGAGCAACAGAAACGGTTCTGCTATTATGGATTTAAGTTCGAACAGCACATACTAACGGAAGAGCCGGCCGTCGAGCCGGACACTTCGGCGCCGGTACGGTTGGGGGAGGAGTTTTGCGCCATGTTCGACACGACACTGGCCGGCCATCGGTTGCTTTACGGGGCGGAAATGGATGGGATTGTGACGGATCGGCCGCTCGATCGCGAACGGGTCAGTGTGGATGAGCTGCGCCGGTGTGAGTTCGTCGAGGTGAAGGTAAAGCGGCGCGAAACGGCCCAACGACAGGTGGACAATTTCTATCGCTTCAAGACGAAGAACTGGTGGTGTCAAAGCTTCCTGGTGAACGTGCAACGGTTGGTGGTGGGTTTGCGGGACGATGCCGGCATTGTGCGGGAGATAACGAACGTGCGGCTGAATGACCTGTGCCGCCAATCCGCCCGGTACTGGTCACCGGCCGTTTGTATGGACTTTTGTGCGGACTTGCTTTCGGAGATGGTGCGGGTGCTGGGACGGACGGATAGCAGCCGGAAGGTGTACCAGTTTGAGTACGACGCTCGGCAATGCAGACGCGTACGGTATCGGGTGCTGGAAGGGGAATCCTTCCTACCGGACTGGTACACCAAGTATGTTGAGGAAATGCAACCGAAATGGAAGGATTAGCATCAAGTTTCGCATTGACATAAACGGATCCATTCCTTTTTAAACTTACTACAGACATATCGCcttttatttaaacaatctcCCATCTGTTTTCCACTACCCCGGGCCGCCCTAATTCATCTCCGAAAGACCGGGTCTGAGCTGCTGATACTTTTTCGTCGGTCGGAagtttcgctgctgctgctgtacccgACCCCCGCGCGAGTTGTAGCTGTCGGCCAGATTGCTGTTGTTATCTTTTCGCTGCGCCGTCGACACAATCTCGGAGCAAAGTATACTGTCCAGCGTGTCATTCACTATCTGCCCATTGGTTTCGAGGTACTCGAGCATCCGCTCCAAATCCtgcaagctgctgctggagacGCTCGCTTCCTTCGCCTGCTTCACCGCTTCCTGCACCTTCTGGATGACCTCGCGGCAGTACGTTTGCTGCTTCTCGAACGGTCCCTTCACCTCCAGCACCGAGCGAAAGATCGGCACCACATCTTCCAGCCGGCCGAGCGCACACAGGGCCAACGTTTTCAGCTGCCGCACCGTCACGTAATTACCCTTGGCAACCGTGCCCAGTATCTCCACCGCAATCTCCGGCCGACCGTTGTTCAGCGCAAGGGCGGCCGCAAACGCCGTTGCCTTCCGCATCGGCACATGGCCGACCGCGTTCAGCTCCTTCCACAGGTCCATCGCGTACTGGAACGCTTCGGGCGTGCTTTCCTTGTAGCAGGCGGCGAACGTGAGCGTGATGCAGTGCTTCGGAAACCGGCCGCCCTGTATCTGCCGGCTCTTGATCGAATCGAACAGCTCACGCACCTCCCGATAGCGGCCCTTCTCGTACAGCATATCGCCCAGTATCTGGTAGCTTGTGAGCTGGTCGAAAAATCCATCCCCCCCGGCACCCTTGAACAGGTCGAGGGCCAAATCGGCATCGCCCAGATGGTGACAGGCGCGCATAATGACCGGCCCGAACACGTAGTTGCCGAAGCGTAGCTCCTTCCCCTGCTGGTTGTACCGGAGGATTATGTCCTTCAGCAGCTGCTTGTCTTCCGGCGTGTTGTCGATCAGGTGGATGATGTTTTTCAAATCCTCGGTAAAGATCATGTTCGTTGCCGAGCCAGACACAAAGTCGCGCATTTTGCGCTTGAAGTTGTCCACGTTGTGCAGGTGCTGGGTGCGGGTTTTCTCCCGGTACGCCTCATACCCTTCGATGCCGAGCGCCGACGCAGAGTAGAGACTCCGGTACTGTGCTGAACCGCCTGTGGGAGGTTACAAACATGTGATGATTGTACGGCAACCGATGGAATTGCAAGTTGTCCCCTCTCAAACTTACATGCTTTGGTGAGTGCCGTCAATGATTGTACACTTTTGCGAAACATTTTTGCACTTTTGTCAACAATTTACGTACGGATGGTGGGACTAGGTTTTCCTATCTTGCAATCGGCATGGAATCACATAACCACTTTCAAGCGCACATAACCTTACATacaatcaacaacaaacatgacggcaataaacaaaaaaacacacaaatgtcAATACTCGGCTACAGCAGCGATTACACGTAGCTTGAGAACCATACTGGATTTCGCAAGGATATGTCATCATATACACGCTACGAGAACATTGCAGAGAGAACGCGAACTTTTTAGCAAATAAGTAAAGGCTTCCCAAGtaccacaaatccactaaaccaggggcctccaaacttttcagctcgcgggccgcattggttcaaaaataactatgttgagggccatatgacgctacctttaactgatgagtgaccgtttaaatctcgtttttataacaatacaggcggtccccgagatacacggtacctcttatacgcggattcggagatacgcggttttctaaatttgacaattctttgagcaaattgtactgatttgacacatcaattgcaaattgccaaataatttccgttttgatcgaatgttcaaaactatttcaaaaggtttaaaacagttatattcagtcagaatcatatcaaataattcataaagtgactaaaaccgccccctacttgcaaaattacacgaaaatttgtgatattttagctggaaatcacgagattcgacttacacGGAAATatgagatacgcggtattttgcggccgttttcggtccccattaaccgtgtatctcggggaccgcctgtactaACGATACTTGTACAccttcgtgttactaaagtttgatttttgtctaagaaaagtaaaaaaatacaattttatttgtaaaagtcaaaataacgtaatatttattttaactctggcaaagtcatcgtgggccgcattataagctcttgagggccgcatgcggcccgcgggccgtagtttggagacccttGCACTAAACGTCAAATAAATGGGCCCTAACCGGCTCAAAATCTCAACCTAAACTGAAtgtagaaagacttcgtttagcagacggcaaacgacccatgctttctaaaaatagcaaaaaagctggtggcgccatctgtaagtgggatacccaaccagtgCAACTTTCTCGCTTGGACAGCTTTCTCATTCCCTCTTTATGGTTTTGCATtaaagttatgcatcgctagaacagagcggcgatacgattgtttgaATACTAAACTCCCATTTGTACATAAGCAAGTAatatttgagtaatggtcgatggtgttgataccca contains:
- the LOC120905727 gene encoding decapping nuclease DXO homolog is translated as MFTETTIDPDPRQPARQSCAFPTVTKPTLMGFFSLNQERQYDASAAQLKYLTLPRDSSLTELRLDLNEGFETHHPKPDSAQEERIDMLLTFIRRSSDPRQLWIPQENGQLRLKHNFVCFRGLLRLLACTPYEWKTPWIVQAIRYRGTIYLCEKATPEKEQSVRNETEQQKRFCYYGFKFEQHILTEEPAVEPDTSAPVRLGEEFCAMFDTTLAGHRLLYGAEMDGIVTDRPLDRERVSVDELRRCEFVEVKVKRRETAQRQVDNFYRFKTKNWWCQSFLVNVQRLVVGLRDDAGIVREITNVRLNDLCRQSARYWSPAVCMDFCADLLSEMVRVLGRTDSSRKVYQFEYDARQCRRVRYRVLEGESFLPDWYTKYVEEMQPKWKD
- the LOC120905721 gene encoding pentatricopeptide repeat-containing protein 2, mitochondrial-like, which translates into the protein MFRKSVQSLTALTKACGSAQYRSLYSASALGIEGYEAYREKTRTQHLHNVDNFKRKMRDFVSGSATNMIFTEDLKNIIHLIDNTPEDKQLLKDIILRYNQQGKELRFGNYVFGPVIMRACHHLGDADLALDLFKGAGGDGFFDQLTSYQILGDMLYEKGRYREVRELFDSIKSRQIQGGRFPKHCITLTFAACYKESTPEAFQYAMDLWKELNAVGHVPMRKATAFAAALALNNGRPEIAVEILGTVAKGNYVTVRQLKTLALCALGRLEDVVPIFRSVLEVKGPFEKQQTYCREVIQKVQEAVKQAKEASVSSSSLQDLERMLEYLETNGQIVNDTLDSILCSEIVSTAQRKDNNSNLADSYNSRGGRVQQQQRNFRPTKKYQQLRPGLSEMN